In Candidatus Nitronauta litoralis, one DNA window encodes the following:
- a CDS encoding MATE family efflux transporter, with protein sequence MHWRGEGGIREMLYLGFPLVLSEMLEFLMTFCDRWFLSHLGPEYTAASFVAANTVWTLLAFLFGLCAYISALAGQYVGSNEIEKAGRTLFQGLWIALLALPLCWTLIPAGEFIFSNSGHPENQIPLEQSYYRVLMAGGFLVIGRVVVASFLSGIGHTRPVAIASITGLLVNLPLNYTLIFGNFGFPAMGVQGAAIATLMSEGIILLSLGGWLWRNRERGFFKGPRLFQINPEILRSLWRVGAFNGFDFFLQMAGFNFFLFCFTIYGPIPAASLSIVLTWETFFILPLFAAELATMSLAGRYTGQGRPDRVKRTVLSSTQLNLTYTCGLAILLLVAAPQLAGVFIQSEGADPAILEMSVEMMRGLGLYMIANGISFAFSGGLKGARDTVSPMVISGTCLLLPAIICALLVKFAPGSHMVAWWIYLGINVIKSFIMVWRFQSNKWMLPHGEQKK encoded by the coding sequence TTGCATTGGCGTGGTGAAGGCGGTATCAGGGAAATGCTTTATCTTGGATTTCCCCTGGTGCTCTCGGAGATGCTCGAATTCCTGATGACGTTCTGCGACCGCTGGTTTCTTTCGCACCTGGGTCCCGAGTACACCGCTGCATCGTTCGTCGCCGCCAATACGGTATGGACCCTGCTGGCATTCCTGTTCGGCCTTTGCGCTTATATCTCTGCTCTGGCGGGACAGTACGTTGGCAGCAATGAAATTGAAAAAGCCGGCCGCACGTTGTTTCAGGGATTATGGATCGCGCTCCTCGCTTTGCCACTGTGCTGGACCTTGATTCCCGCAGGTGAATTTATTTTTTCAAACAGCGGTCACCCTGAAAACCAGATCCCTCTGGAACAGTCTTACTACCGGGTTCTAATGGCGGGAGGATTTCTAGTTATCGGTCGTGTTGTCGTTGCAAGTTTTCTATCAGGGATCGGGCATACGCGACCCGTTGCCATTGCCTCTATCACAGGGTTGCTGGTCAATCTTCCTCTCAACTACACGTTAATCTTCGGGAATTTCGGTTTTCCTGCCATGGGGGTGCAAGGCGCAGCGATCGCAACCTTGATGAGCGAAGGCATCATTTTATTGTCACTCGGGGGATGGCTTTGGCGAAACCGGGAAAGAGGATTTTTTAAGGGACCTCGATTATTCCAAATCAATCCGGAAATTTTGAGATCACTCTGGCGGGTGGGTGCGTTTAATGGCTTTGATTTTTTTCTGCAAATGGCAGGATTCAATTTCTTCCTGTTCTGTTTCACCATTTACGGACCCATCCCAGCCGCCAGCCTGAGTATCGTCCTCACCTGGGAAACATTTTTTATCCTGCCCCTGTTCGCCGCCGAACTGGCGACCATGAGCCTGGCCGGTCGCTACACCGGGCAGGGTCGACCCGACCGGGTCAAGCGAACCGTTCTTTCCAGCACACAACTGAACCTGACCTACACCTGCGGCCTCGCCATCCTGCTTTTGGTAGCGGCACCACAACTTGCCGGCGTGTTCATTCAATCAGAGGGAGCGGACCCGGCAATCCTGGAAATGTCGGTTGAAATGATGCGGGGCCTCGGCCTATACATGATCGCAAATGGGATATCGTTTGCGTTTTCCGGCGGACTCAAAGGGGCACGCGATACAGTATCACCAATGGTCATCAGCGGCACCTGCCTGCTGTTACCTGCAATCATCTGTGCTCTTCTGGTAAAATTCGCACCCGGTTCCCATATGGTGGCGTGGTGGATTTATCTTGGCATCAATGTGATCAAAAGCTTCATCATGGTGTGGCGATTCCAATCGAACAAATGGATGCTTCCCCACGGGGAACAAAAAAAATGA
- the ychF gene encoding redox-regulated ATPase YchF, whose product MGFTCGLVGLPNVGKSTIFNALTQAGAESGNYAFTTIDPNVGVVDVPDPRLDKIEKFVTAQKKVPTSMHFVDIAGLVKGASKGEGLGNQFLANIREVDAIAHVVRCFEDGNIPHVMDRVDPTSDVEIINTELQIADLESLEKRQIKIAKLARSGDKDARQQVAVLDQLIKTLGDGKPARTCIFDRGDDQSFYKSLNLLTAKPVLYVCNIQDSSESDGEHAEAIRKLAAEEGAETVTLVGKLENEIMEISDPEERQVFLEEMGLEETGLNRMIHAGYQLLGLATFFTIGEKENRAWTIKQNSKAPQAAGKIHTDFEKGFIRAEVFHFDDLVEFKSEQAVKEAGKMRLEGKEYIVKDGDIMHFRFNV is encoded by the coding sequence ATGGGTTTTACCTGTGGTCTCGTCGGCCTGCCTAACGTTGGCAAATCGACTATCTTCAATGCACTCACCCAGGCCGGTGCGGAGTCCGGTAACTACGCATTCACTACAATCGACCCTAACGTCGGGGTTGTCGACGTACCGGACCCACGTCTGGATAAAATTGAAAAATTTGTCACCGCCCAGAAAAAAGTGCCGACGAGTATGCATTTTGTCGACATTGCAGGGTTGGTCAAAGGGGCTTCCAAGGGGGAAGGACTGGGCAACCAGTTCCTCGCAAACATCCGTGAGGTCGATGCCATTGCGCACGTAGTGCGTTGTTTTGAAGATGGTAATATCCCCCACGTTATGGATCGGGTCGACCCGACATCGGATGTGGAAATTATCAATACGGAGCTGCAGATTGCAGACCTGGAATCGCTTGAGAAACGTCAAATCAAAATAGCGAAACTCGCCCGCTCGGGAGACAAGGATGCCAGACAACAGGTGGCTGTTCTGGATCAACTCATAAAAACTCTCGGCGATGGTAAACCCGCCCGCACCTGCATTTTCGACCGGGGAGACGATCAATCTTTCTATAAATCCCTGAACCTGTTGACTGCCAAACCGGTGTTATACGTCTGCAATATTCAGGACTCCAGCGAATCTGATGGAGAACACGCCGAAGCAATCCGCAAACTGGCAGCGGAAGAAGGCGCCGAGACCGTGACTCTGGTGGGAAAACTGGAAAATGAAATCATGGAAATCTCGGACCCGGAAGAACGGCAGGTTTTTCTTGAAGAAATGGGACTGGAAGAAACCGGACTCAACCGAATGATTCATGCCGGGTATCAGTTACTTGGGCTTGCCACTTTTTTCACTATTGGCGAAAAAGAAAACCGTGCGTGGACAATCAAGCAAAACTCCAAAGCCCCTCAGGCGGCGGGGAAAATCCACACCGATTTTGAAAAGGGATTTATCCGCGCTGAAGTGTTTCACTTTGACGACCTGGTCGAATTCAAATCAGAGCAGGCGGTGAAAGAAGCAGGGAAAATGCGCCTGGAAGGAAAAGAATATATTGTGAAAGACGGTGATATTATGCATTTCAGATTTAACGTATAA
- a CDS encoding NarK/NasA family nitrate transporter yields MPGFNQSQQAILHLSWIAFFLTFVSWFNFAPFNTTLASTMFLDEGQIRVLMIANVALTIPARIVIGSLVDALGPKRVFVSILIYSGAVSFMFALAQDFNDLLIARLLMGVAGAGFVVGIKMIAEWFPRESMGFAQGIYAGWGNFGAAAAVFGLPLIASFFAPEMGWRIASFLTGAACLLWAFGYFLLARDKEGPRNGFRLGMEQAIEVSSKGDLFLQIIMLVPVYTALGFLVFKLTIPPAVWLTPSQFWSILFVFSGLFAWNAVTCVRSNLDNLASPSQPERDYAFKQILILSLVYALTFGSELAVISMFPEFLENTFAFSVTTAGVLGSCFAAFNLITRPCGGLLADKLGRRRVLFFLVANAGICYWLMSYITSAWPVNVALGLAVVCSILIQTGNGACFSMVPLIRRDLTGQLAGLAGAYGNVGAVLFLTVLTFVDASTFFFFISGFAAFVTICIVFLDSFDKPHSSFNNKRGA; encoded by the coding sequence ATGCCCGGATTTAACCAGTCTCAACAGGCCATTCTGCATTTAAGCTGGATCGCCTTTTTCCTGACCTTTGTCTCCTGGTTTAATTTCGCTCCTTTCAACACTACATTGGCCAGCACCATGTTTCTGGATGAAGGCCAGATTCGCGTATTGATGATTGCCAACGTCGCGCTCACGATTCCAGCCCGTATCGTCATCGGCTCTCTTGTGGATGCACTTGGCCCCAAACGCGTGTTCGTGTCCATTCTGATTTACTCTGGTGCTGTGTCTTTCATGTTTGCCCTGGCCCAGGATTTTAACGACCTGCTCATCGCACGTCTGTTGATGGGAGTCGCCGGCGCAGGTTTCGTCGTCGGTATCAAAATGATCGCAGAATGGTTCCCTCGCGAGTCGATGGGTTTTGCCCAGGGGATTTACGCAGGCTGGGGCAACTTCGGTGCAGCCGCCGCTGTTTTCGGGTTACCCCTGATCGCTTCTTTTTTTGCACCCGAAATGGGATGGCGTATCGCTTCTTTCCTGACCGGCGCAGCTTGTCTCTTGTGGGCGTTTGGCTACTTTTTGCTGGCCCGGGACAAAGAAGGGCCCCGCAACGGATTCCGGCTCGGTATGGAACAGGCCATTGAGGTCAGTTCCAAAGGAGACCTGTTCCTGCAAATCATAATGCTGGTTCCAGTTTACACAGCTCTTGGTTTTCTCGTGTTCAAACTGACGATACCCCCGGCAGTCTGGCTGACTCCCTCACAATTCTGGAGCATTCTATTCGTCTTTTCAGGATTGTTCGCCTGGAATGCCGTGACCTGTGTCCGTTCCAACCTGGACAACCTGGCCAGCCCTTCCCAGCCGGAACGGGATTACGCTTTCAAACAAATCCTGATATTGAGCCTGGTCTATGCTCTCACCTTTGGCTCGGAGCTCGCAGTCATTTCCATGTTCCCGGAGTTTCTCGAAAACACCTTTGCGTTCTCAGTCACGACCGCCGGTGTGTTAGGATCCTGTTTTGCTGCCTTCAATCTCATCACACGGCCTTGTGGTGGATTACTTGCTGACAAACTGGGCAGGCGGCGAGTTTTATTTTTCCTGGTTGCTAACGCGGGGATTTGTTACTGGTTGATGAGCTATATTACCTCGGCGTGGCCGGTCAATGTTGCACTCGGTCTTGCCGTAGTTTGCTCCATCCTGATTCAAACCGGCAACGGGGCCTGCTTCTCAATGGTCCCACTTATCCGCCGGGATCTGACAGGGCAATTAGCAGGTCTTGCCGGAGCTTATGGTAATGTGGGCGCGGTTCTGTTTCTGACGGTACTGACCTTTGTAGATGCCTCCACTTTCTTTTTCTTCATCTCCGGGTTCGCAGCATTCGTCACCATCTGTATTGTGTTTCTGGATTCATTTGATAAACCACATTCATCGTTCAACAACAAACGCGGAGCATAA
- a CDS encoding outer membrane protein assembly factor BamE encodes MNPIFKIIILLACLLMSACATVGKDFDHALVATVKNGTTTKAEVLGLFGKPFKTGLQNGSEIWIYETNTYTVAGNDSSKNFTIVFDKSGVVQTHQMMSSMPGN; translated from the coding sequence ATGAACCCGATTTTTAAAATCATAATTCTACTCGCCTGTCTTTTGATGTCGGCTTGCGCCACAGTAGGAAAAGATTTTGACCACGCCCTCGTAGCCACTGTCAAAAATGGCACCACAACCAAGGCAGAAGTTTTGGGTCTGTTCGGGAAACCCTTTAAAACCGGCTTACAAAACGGGTCGGAGATATGGATTTACGAAACCAATACCTACACCGTAGCCGGCAATGATTCTTCCAAAAACTTCACCATCGTGTTCGACAAATCAGGAGTGGTTCAAACTCACCAGATGATGTCTTCCATGCCGGGCAACTGA
- a CDS encoding Rne/Rng family ribonuclease gives MSSQIIINSNPREIRVALMENNQLVELFIEHKAKKGIVGNVYKGVVTKILPGMQVAFVNVGLEKAGFLYVGDIDIIDLLDYEADEDESESLNSGGNPPDMDRSPREIDRGIPIQDLLHEGQEIMVQVAKNPLGTKGARITTFVTLPGRYMVYMPTVNQISVSRRIEDEEERERLKSIVGEIGRPSEGYIVRTAGQGRNQEDFEPDIRFLHRQWDMLGDRFDDSQAPALLYEDLNLIARSIRDIFTENVDRLVIDSKTDYEKCIEFCSTYLPHIVDKIELHKEAVPIFDHYGIEVEINRALGRKIWLKSGGFITIDQTEALTAVDVNTGKFVGHTDPEETILKTNLEAVKEIVYQLRLRNIGGIIIVDFIDMTKEESKETVWNSLQQELKNDRSRTNILKISDLGLVEMTRKRVRGSLSQILSDPCPYCEGKGHIKSPATVCYEIIRALQRIGANNIHKKSLSIEVHPAVYELLFEEESAYLDELENLYHLEFQVMVNPKLHQEQYSIKT, from the coding sequence ATGTCATCACAAATCATCATCAATTCCAATCCCCGGGAAATCCGCGTAGCCCTGATGGAAAACAATCAGTTGGTCGAGTTGTTTATTGAGCACAAGGCCAAGAAGGGGATCGTTGGAAATGTTTATAAAGGAGTGGTGACAAAAATCCTGCCGGGCATGCAAGTCGCGTTTGTAAATGTCGGCCTGGAAAAAGCCGGGTTCCTTTACGTCGGTGATATAGATATCATCGACTTATTGGATTATGAGGCGGATGAAGATGAATCTGAGAGTTTGAACTCAGGTGGCAATCCTCCTGATATGGATCGCAGTCCTCGCGAAATTGACCGGGGAATCCCAATCCAGGACCTGCTGCACGAAGGCCAGGAAATCATGGTGCAGGTGGCAAAGAATCCGCTGGGTACCAAGGGGGCCCGAATCACCACGTTCGTGACTCTACCCGGGCGTTACATGGTGTATATGCCGACAGTCAACCAAATCAGTGTTTCGCGACGCATCGAAGACGAAGAAGAGCGTGAACGTCTGAAATCAATCGTGGGAGAAATCGGCCGACCTTCTGAAGGCTATATTGTTCGAACCGCAGGGCAGGGTCGGAACCAAGAGGATTTTGAACCGGACATCCGGTTCCTCCACCGTCAATGGGATATGCTCGGGGACCGCTTCGACGACTCCCAGGCCCCCGCGCTTTTATACGAAGACCTCAACTTGATCGCCCGTTCCATTCGGGACATTTTCACAGAGAATGTTGATCGACTGGTCATCGATTCGAAAACAGATTACGAAAAATGTATCGAATTCTGTTCCACCTATTTACCGCATATCGTCGACAAAATAGAACTGCATAAGGAAGCCGTTCCCATTTTCGACCATTACGGAATTGAAGTGGAAATCAATCGTGCATTAGGAAGAAAAATCTGGCTGAAGTCAGGTGGTTTCATCACCATCGACCAGACAGAAGCCCTCACTGCTGTGGATGTCAACACCGGAAAGTTTGTGGGTCACACCGATCCCGAAGAAACCATTCTTAAAACTAATCTGGAAGCAGTCAAGGAAATCGTTTACCAACTGCGCCTCAGGAATATTGGCGGTATCATTATCGTCGACTTCATCGACATGACCAAAGAGGAAAGCAAGGAAACAGTCTGGAACTCGTTGCAACAGGAATTGAAAAACGACCGGTCACGAACCAACATTCTTAAAATATCTGACCTCGGCCTGGTCGAAATGACCCGTAAACGGGTCCGCGGCAGCCTGAGCCAGATCCTGAGTGACCCCTGCCCTTACTGCGAAGGCAAGGGGCATATCAAATCTCCGGCGACGGTTTGTTATGAAATCATTCGGGCCCTGCAACGCATTGGAGCCAATAACATCCATAAAAAAAGCCTTTCAATCGAAGTTCATCCAGCGGTATACGAACTTCTTTTTGAAGAAGAAAGCGCTTACCTTGATGAGTTGGAAAACCTGTACCATCTTGAATTTCAGGTTATGGTCAACCCCAAGCTCCATCAGGAGCAATACAGCATTAAAACGTGA
- the rodA gene encoding rod shape-determining protein RodA has protein sequence MFERRGAFHFNWWYLALILTISIMGVVMVYSANHGRPEPFFQNLYIRQIYWLLCSLVALIVAVLIDYRLLSRYAYLIYFLTLAALILVLFFGTTVSGSRRWLQLGPVNLQISELAKLSMVIVLAKYFETVKPSGQYEFKDLFLPAVFTGAMGWLIYKQPDLGTAMIIAAIFFIFVIAVELKPSTLYKLIGICTVLTPMGWFFLKDYQKARIMTFLNQEMDPLGAGYQTIQSKIAIGSGGFWGKGLLAGTQSRLNFLPEKHTDFIFSVFAEETGFFGVAVLLTLFLILILKGLNIAYRAADRFGLFMAIGITGYLSLYIIYNLGMTIGIFPITGIPLPLFSYGGSSLLTTFFALGLLLNIEARRSLL, from the coding sequence ATGTTCGAACGCCGCGGAGCATTTCATTTCAACTGGTGGTATCTGGCCTTGATACTGACCATCTCCATTATGGGAGTGGTCATGGTTTACAGCGCAAATCACGGTCGACCTGAACCTTTCTTCCAAAACCTCTATATTCGCCAAATATACTGGCTCCTGTGCAGCCTGGTCGCGTTGATTGTAGCCGTTCTCATCGATTACCGACTGCTGAGTCGATATGCCTATTTAATCTATTTTTTGACTCTGGCAGCGTTGATTCTGGTGCTGTTCTTTGGAACTACAGTCTCCGGTTCGCGACGTTGGCTACAACTCGGCCCGGTCAATCTGCAAATCTCTGAATTGGCTAAATTATCCATGGTGATCGTGCTGGCCAAGTACTTTGAAACCGTAAAACCTTCAGGCCAGTATGAGTTTAAAGATCTGTTTTTACCCGCCGTGTTCACCGGGGCCATGGGTTGGCTGATCTACAAGCAACCGGATCTTGGCACTGCCATGATCATTGCTGCAATCTTCTTTATATTTGTCATTGCCGTAGAACTCAAGCCCAGTACGCTTTACAAGCTGATCGGTATCTGCACAGTTCTCACGCCCATGGGCTGGTTTTTTTTAAAGGATTACCAAAAGGCCCGCATCATGACTTTTCTCAATCAGGAAATGGATCCCCTGGGCGCGGGCTATCAGACCATCCAGTCCAAAATCGCGATCGGCTCTGGCGGATTCTGGGGCAAGGGACTCCTGGCCGGCACACAAAGCCGGTTAAACTTTCTCCCGGAAAAACACACCGACTTTATTTTTTCTGTATTTGCAGAAGAGACCGGTTTTTTTGGTGTCGCGGTTTTGCTCACCCTGTTTCTCATCCTGATTCTTAAGGGACTCAATATCGCCTACCGGGCAGCCGACCGTTTCGGCCTTTTCATGGCTATTGGCATCACCGGCTATCTGAGCCTGTATATCATTTATAACCTTGGCATGACGATCGGTATATTCCCAATAACCGGGATTCCCCTGCCCCTGTTCAGTTATGGAGGCTCATCGCTCCTCACGACCTTCTTTGCCTTGGGACTTTTACTTAATATCGAGGCTCGCCGATCGCTTCTTTAG
- a CDS encoding RluA family pseudouridine synthase, with translation MQQLEFDIDSACEKKRLDVYLTEAQADVSRNFIKKLIEEGRARVNQQPAKANYRVKSGDHVELDIPEPAPLEVEAEDIPLSIQHEDDHLIVIDKPAGLVVHPAPGHPNGTLVNALLFHCNDLKGIGGVERPGIVHRLDKDTSGLIVVAKTDKALVSLQKQFQDRTIKKVYLALAQGHLKPPKGIVRSPIGRHPKDRKKMAAATGGEGRQAETAYEVALSLEKCDLVRLFPKTGRTHQIRVHLASLGHPVLADPLYGGRSKGLSLDLDRQALHAHRLELCHPDDGKTMKFTSPLPADMARFIPNSNMKDI, from the coding sequence ATGCAGCAACTTGAATTTGATATCGATTCGGCGTGTGAAAAAAAAAGGCTGGATGTCTACCTGACCGAAGCCCAGGCCGATGTTTCCCGAAATTTCATTAAAAAGCTCATTGAAGAAGGTCGGGCAAGAGTCAACCAGCAACCGGCAAAAGCCAATTATCGGGTAAAAAGTGGCGACCATGTGGAACTCGACATCCCCGAACCCGCCCCACTTGAGGTCGAGGCCGAGGATATCCCGCTCAGTATTCAACATGAAGACGATCACCTGATTGTGATTGATAAGCCTGCGGGACTGGTGGTGCATCCCGCACCCGGACATCCCAACGGGACATTGGTTAACGCGCTGTTATTTCACTGCAACGACCTGAAAGGGATCGGAGGAGTGGAACGGCCGGGCATTGTCCACCGTCTGGATAAAGACACCAGCGGACTGATCGTCGTGGCCAAAACGGACAAGGCCCTGGTCTCGCTTCAAAAACAGTTTCAGGACCGTACAATAAAAAAGGTATATCTGGCTCTTGCTCAAGGTCACTTAAAACCCCCAAAGGGAATTGTCCGGTCACCGATTGGAAGACACCCCAAAGACCGGAAGAAAATGGCAGCTGCAACCGGCGGCGAAGGCAGGCAGGCGGAAACCGCTTACGAAGTGGCACTTAGCCTGGAAAAATGTGACCTTGTCCGATTATTCCCCAAAACGGGGAGAACCCATCAGATTCGGGTCCACCTTGCATCATTGGGCCATCCGGTGCTGGCAGACCCATTATATGGCGGCCGGTCCAAGGGTCTGAGCCTGGACCTTGACCGTCAGGCTTTGCACGCCCACCGACTGGAGCTATGCCACCCGGATGATGGCAAAACGATGAAATTTACCTCTCCATTGCCCGCTGATATGGCCCGGTTTATTCCGAATAGTAATATGAAAGATATTTAA